A stretch of the Crocinitomicaceae bacterium genome encodes the following:
- a CDS encoding protein-tyrosine-phosphatase: MMYPPLINLIKSLENSFDQIPDERKNSLQKLAAFISEKLVKNEIPSIMYICIHNSRRSHFGQIAGLVAASYYHIKVQTFSGGTVATAFHENAIQALQDFEFKIEKINKQENAEYAVYLGEQIKTICFSKTFDHPLNPASGFAAVMTCSEAETDCPFIPSAEIKIATPYDDPKISDGSGTEKVVYQDRFKEILRDNLYVFSLIKK, from the coding sequence ATGATGTATCCACCATTAATTAATTTGATTAAATCACTTGAAAATTCATTTGATCAAATACCCGATGAACGAAAAAATAGCTTGCAAAAATTAGCCGCATTCATTTCAGAAAAATTAGTAAAAAATGAAATTCCATCAATCATGTATATCTGCATTCATAATTCAAGACGAAGCCATTTTGGACAGATAGCCGGATTAGTTGCTGCATCATATTATCACATAAAAGTTCAAACTTTTTCAGGCGGAACTGTGGCAACAGCTTTTCATGAAAATGCTATTCAGGCATTGCAAGATTTTGAATTCAAGATTGAAAAAATTAATAAGCAAGAGAATGCAGAATACGCAGTATATCTTGGTGAACAAATAAAAACAATTTGTTTTTCAAAAACATTTGATCATCCGCTCAACCCGGCATCAGGCTTTGCTGCCGTAATGACCTGCAGTGAAGCAGAAACTGATTGCCCATTCATTCCATCAGCAGAAATAAAAATTGCTACACCGTATGATGATCCAAAAATTTCAGATGGCAGTGGAACAGAAAAAGTAGTTTATCAAGATCGCTTCAAAGAAATTTTACGAGATAATTTGTATGTCTTTTCACTGATCAAAAAATAA
- a CDS encoding DUF58 domain-containing protein — METKELIKKVRKIEIKTKGLSNQIFSGEYHSAFKGRGMAFSEVRDYALGDEIRTIDWNVTARFNEPFVKVFEEERELTVMLLVDVSASGMFGTRNQLKRETITELCAVLAFSAVSNNDRIGLVLFSDRVEKFISPKKGKSHILRIIRELINFEPEGRSTNIPEGLKYFSKMVKKKSIAFILSDFLVPLADEKKSELSDALKIASRRHDVVALKVLDKADQTLPDIGIANLYDLETGKTRWINTSSKKVREKFKQQSISRDEKLRITFRRSKVDFAEIFTNEGYIKPLMNLFNHRG, encoded by the coding sequence GTGGAAACCAAAGAACTCATAAAGAAAGTACGCAAAATAGAGATCAAAACAAAAGGACTCTCTAACCAGATATTTTCCGGTGAGTACCACTCTGCATTCAAAGGACGCGGTATGGCTTTCAGTGAAGTGCGTGATTATGCACTTGGTGATGAAATACGAACTATTGACTGGAACGTGACCGCGCGTTTCAATGAACCATTTGTAAAAGTATTTGAAGAAGAACGTGAATTAACTGTCATGTTATTGGTGGACGTTTCAGCGTCAGGCATGTTTGGAACCCGAAATCAGTTGAAACGAGAAACCATTACTGAACTTTGCGCGGTGCTTGCATTTTCTGCCGTGTCTAACAATGATCGCATTGGATTGGTGCTTTTTTCTGATCGCGTTGAAAAATTCATTTCTCCTAAAAAGGGAAAATCACATATTCTCAGAATCATTCGTGAATTAATCAATTTTGAGCCGGAGGGAAGAAGTACAAATATTCCGGAAGGCCTGAAATATTTTTCAAAAATGGTGAAGAAAAAAAGTATTGCCTTCATTCTGAGTGATTTTTTGGTTCCCCTTGCTGATGAAAAAAAATCAGAATTGTCAGATGCGCTTAAAATTGCTTCACGCCGACATGATGTGGTTGCATTGAAAGTACTTGACAAAGCAGATCAAACATTGCCCGATATAGGAATTGCAAATTTGTATGATTTGGAAACCGGCAAAACAAGATGGATCAATACTTCATCAAAAAAAGTGAGGGAAAAATTCAAACAACAATCTATAAGCCGTGATGAAAAACTGAGAATAACTTTTCGCAGATCAAAAGTTGATTTTGCAGAAATTTTCACCAATGAAGGCTATATCAAACCACTCATGAATTTGTTCAATCACCGAGGATGA
- a CDS encoding VWA domain-containing protein: MFDYTYVHKEAFWLFLALPAILFWYLYHESSKFKNINFSSLQNFNLEKFSFIALFRHLNLFVLLIGLSALILAMARPHLPNDIDDYRKKNMEGIDIVMAIDASGSMGAMDFKPNRLEAAKEVACDFIDERPADRIGLVVFQAEAYTQAPLTNDHEMLKDLFNQVQNSDIITDGTAIGLGLITAINRLRESDAKSKVIILLTDGVNNSGDTDPLTAASVAKENNIRVYTIGVGQDGTAPFPVQTPFGTITQDMPVEIDEELLTQIADHTGGKYYRAKDKDQLEMIYKEIDLLEKSKVKVLEYRVNPPEKFYGLLFIGICLLILHKIFNHTLLRSIP; encoded by the coding sequence ATTTTTGATTACACGTATGTCCACAAAGAGGCGTTCTGGTTATTTCTTGCTTTGCCGGCAATACTTTTTTGGTACTTATATCATGAGTCATCAAAATTTAAAAACATAAATTTCTCATCGCTGCAAAATTTTAATCTTGAAAAATTCAGTTTCATTGCCTTGTTCAGACATCTGAATTTGTTCGTACTGTTGATTGGATTGTCTGCCCTGATACTTGCTATGGCTCGTCCTCATTTGCCAAATGATATTGATGATTATCGCAAAAAAAACATGGAGGGTATTGACATTGTGATGGCAATTGATGCCTCAGGCAGTATGGGCGCCATGGATTTTAAACCAAACCGGTTAGAAGCAGCAAAAGAAGTTGCCTGTGATTTCATTGATGAACGACCTGCTGACCGCATTGGATTAGTAGTTTTTCAAGCAGAGGCTTATACACAGGCGCCACTCACCAATGATCATGAAATGCTGAAAGATTTGTTCAACCAAGTTCAAAACAGCGATATTATTACAGATGGTACCGCAATTGGTTTAGGTTTGATCACAGCCATTAACCGCTTGCGTGAAAGTGATGCAAAAAGTAAAGTTATTATCCTGCTCACTGACGGAGTAAATAATTCAGGCGATACCGATCCGCTTACTGCTGCATCTGTTGCAAAAGAAAATAATATTCGCGTTTATACCATTGGTGTTGGACAAGATGGCACTGCACCCTTTCCGGTACAAACTCCTTTTGGTACAATTACTCAAGACATGCCGGTTGAAATAGATGAAGAATTACTGACACAAATTGCTGACCATACCGGTGGAAAATACTATCGCGCAAAAGATAAAGATCAACTTGAAATGATTTATAAAGAAATTGATTTGCTTGAAAAATCTAAAGTAAAAGTGTTGGAGTATCGGGTGAATCCACCGGAGAAATTTTACGGTCTTCTATTTATTGGTATTTGTCTTTTAATCTTGCATAAAATTTTTAATCATACCTTATTACGCAGCATACCATAA
- a CDS encoding tetratricopeptide repeat protein: MKKFNFHITLLCLLFTANTFADDLFSSGNKYYSEEHYKTAAKEYESILDSSEYNSEVYYNLGNAYYKSNRIGLAIWAYERALKIDPKNEDAKFNLEFVNLLTEDQIEQPEPAITEWLRRLLFGPNINFWAYISMASSVLFSFVVLLFFISKSRRIRNLSLMGGMLFGLLLAFSTITSWMHKKSLMSDDEAIIISKTAEVRVSPLDKANVSFELHEGSKVKILQQNDAWLQIDVNGTTGWIFIEDLKKI; this comes from the coding sequence ATGAAAAAATTTAACTTTCATATCACCCTCTTGTGTTTGCTTTTTACGGCAAATACGTTTGCAGATGATTTGTTTTCATCAGGCAATAAATATTACAGTGAAGAGCACTATAAAACTGCTGCAAAAGAATACGAAAGCATTTTAGATTCATCAGAATATAATTCAGAAGTATATTATAATTTAGGCAATGCTTATTACAAGAGTAACCGAATTGGTTTAGCCATCTGGGCATACGAACGTGCATTGAAAATTGATCCTAAAAATGAAGATGCAAAATTTAATCTTGAATTTGTCAACCTCTTAACTGAAGATCAGATTGAACAACCTGAACCAGCAATAACAGAGTGGTTACGTAGATTACTTTTTGGTCCTAACATTAATTTCTGGGCCTATATCAGCATGGCTAGCAGTGTACTGTTCAGTTTTGTAGTGCTATTATTTTTCATCAGCAAATCACGACGCATCAGAAACCTAAGCCTGATGGGCGGCATGTTGTTTGGTTTGCTACTTGCGTTCAGCACAATTACTTCATGGATGCACAAAAAATCTCTCATGTCAGATGACGAGGCTATCATCATTTCCAAAACAGCTGAAGTAAGAGTTTCACCACTTGACAAAGCCAACGTGAGTTTTGAATTGCATGAAGGTTCTAAAGTGAAAATTCTTCAGCAAAACGATGCCTGGTTGCAAATTGATGTAAATGGAACCACCGGTTGGATATTCATTGAAGATTTGAAGAAAATTTAG
- a CDS encoding N-acetyltransferase: MIRSATTADAKQLADLYNYYIRHTLITFEEVELTEEDFAERILNIQKNYPFLVFEDQGEILGFAYGNKWRERSAYRFALESSVYVKQGHFGKKIGAGLYHELFRLLKAQGCKQIIGVITLPNDTSVQMHEKMGFVKAAHFHQVGFKFNTWCDVGFWQRPCE; this comes from the coding sequence ATGATCAGAAGCGCAACAACAGCTGACGCAAAGCAACTTGCTGATTTGTATAATTATTACATCAGGCATACGTTGATTACATTTGAAGAGGTTGAACTAACTGAAGAAGATTTTGCTGAGCGCATATTAAATATTCAAAAAAATTATCCGTTTTTAGTATTTGAAGATCAAGGTGAAATTCTTGGTTTTGCATACGGCAATAAATGGCGTGAACGTTCAGCTTATCGTTTTGCACTTGAATCAAGTGTGTATGTTAAGCAAGGTCATTTCGGAAAAAAAATTGGCGCCGGTTTGTATCATGAACTCTTTCGTTTACTAAAGGCGCAAGGGTGTAAACAAATCATCGGTGTGATAACCTTACCAAATGATACCAGCGTGCAGATGCATGAAAAAATGGGATTTGTAAAAGCTGCACATTTTCATCAGGTAGGTTTTAAATTCAATACCTGGTGTGATGTTGGATTCTGGCAGCGCCCGTGTGAATAA
- a CDS encoding MoxR family ATPase: MEENSTSNSPQSIEAINAKIQHESAFLDQMNAEINKVIVGQQYMIERLMIGLLANGHVLLEGVPGLAKTLAIKTLSDTIGGKFNRIQFTPDLLPADVVGTMIYNQKREEFTVKQGPVFANFILADEINRAPAKVQSALLEAMQERQVTIGETTYMLPQPFLVLATQNPIEQEGTYPLPEAQVDRFMLKVYLDYPSREEEKLIVRQNISPKGFPKANSIISVEQILRAKELVKEVYLDEKIEKYIVDLVFATRKPAEYGLKDLTHLIGFGASPRASINMALAAKAYAFINHRGFVIPEDVRAVCPDVLRHRIGLTYEAEAEDITQADLVKKIMDFVEVP; encoded by the coding sequence ATGGAAGAAAATTCAACATCAAATTCACCTCAAAGCATTGAGGCAATCAACGCAAAAATTCAACATGAAAGTGCGTTCCTTGACCAAATGAATGCTGAGATCAACAAGGTAATCGTTGGTCAGCAATACATGATAGAACGACTCATGATTGGTTTACTTGCTAACGGACATGTACTGTTGGAAGGTGTACCCGGACTGGCAAAAACATTGGCTATTAAAACTTTGTCAGATACCATTGGCGGAAAATTTAATCGTATTCAGTTTACCCCTGACCTCTTACCTGCTGACGTGGTAGGAACCATGATCTACAATCAAAAAAGAGAAGAGTTCACGGTAAAACAAGGACCCGTTTTTGCCAATTTTATTCTTGCAGATGAGATCAACCGTGCCCCTGCAAAAGTGCAAAGCGCCTTGCTTGAAGCGATGCAGGAAAGACAAGTAACCATTGGTGAAACCACGTATATGTTGCCTCAACCATTTTTAGTTTTAGCGACACAAAATCCAATTGAGCAAGAAGGTACTTACCCATTACCTGAAGCACAGGTTGACCGCTTTATGCTTAAAGTATATCTTGATTACCCAAGCAGAGAAGAAGAAAAATTAATTGTTCGTCAGAATATTTCACCCAAAGGTTTTCCAAAAGCAAACAGCATCATCAGTGTTGAACAAATTTTGCGTGCCAAAGAACTGGTGAAAGAAGTTTATCTTGATGAGAAAATTGAAAAGTATATCGTTGATTTGGTTTTTGCAACACGCAAACCGGCCGAATACGGATTGAAAGATCTCACCCACCTGATTGGTTTTGGCGCATCACCTCGTGCAAGTATCAATATGGCTTTGGCTGCAAAAGCTTACGCCTTCATCAATCACCGCGGATTTGTAATTCCTGAAGATGTGCGGGCTGTGTGTCCTGATGTTTTGCGCCACAGAATTGGGTTGACCTATGAAGCCGAAGCGGAGGATATCACCCAAGCTGATTTAGTGAAAAAAATTATGGACTTTGTTGAAGTGCCATAG
- a CDS encoding winged helix-turn-helix transcriptional regulator codes for MGISKTDHFSEKQNEIANLAKAMGHPARVAIVEYLLKVDSCICGDIVNELPLAQATISQHLKELKTAGIIKGSIDGNAICYCLNEKIITKLEKYFSGIGERLEKKKTCC; via the coding sequence ATGGGTATAAGTAAAACAGATCATTTTTCAGAGAAGCAAAATGAAATTGCAAATTTGGCAAAAGCAATGGGACATCCGGCCAGAGTTGCCATTGTTGAATATTTGCTCAAAGTAGATTCATGCATTTGTGGTGATATTGTCAATGAATTACCCTTGGCACAAGCTACCATCTCACAGCATTTGAAAGAACTCAAAACAGCGGGCATCATCAAAGGTTCAATTGATGGAAATGCCATTTGTTATTGTCTGAATGAAAAAATAATTACAAAACTTGAAAAATATTTTTCAGGCATTGGAGAACGATTAGAAAAGAAAAAAACTTGTTGTTAA
- a CDS encoding VWA domain-containing protein, producing the protein MELNTHKYDLKNLLISVVIWETVFWLLYFSLYYFMLDDVEAFQFENTDWLWALMLVPFLILGYFAVMQWKNKKLKALADDRLLRYLTFPVSNVKSFVKFFLFRNGVVFLILAMANPQYGQGKNKAIAEGIEIMIALDISNSMRAKDLDTEMDRLQVAKLSIERLLNNLHGDKVGIVIFAGDAFVQVPLTNDYRAAKLFLSSVRPEMMTNQGTDIGLAIDKCMKSFDMENGVNKAIIVISDGEDHEGNPVSVAKGAFEYNIVVSTVGMGTNKETPIPNYVDGKIEGYKKDDNGNTVFTVLNATMLQEIAVAGGGAYVQAEGTYVNLEGLLETVRDIEKTEMESVLYTDFEDQYQWFLGIGFFFLFIEFFLSEKRSGIIHRLQEYNG; encoded by the coding sequence ATGGAATTGAATACACATAAATATGACCTCAAAAATCTGCTCATTTCTGTTGTGATTTGGGAAACAGTTTTCTGGCTGTTGTATTTTAGTTTGTATTATTTTATGTTAGATGATGTGGAAGCATTTCAATTTGAAAACACAGACTGGTTGTGGGCATTGATGCTCGTTCCTTTTTTAATTCTTGGATACTTTGCCGTAATGCAATGGAAAAATAAAAAACTAAAAGCGCTGGCAGATGATCGTTTATTGCGTTATCTCACCTTTCCGGTTTCTAACGTGAAATCTTTTGTGAAATTTTTTCTATTTCGCAACGGGGTTGTATTTCTCATACTTGCGATGGCAAATCCACAATACGGCCAAGGTAAAAATAAAGCAATTGCTGAGGGAATTGAAATCATGATTGCCTTAGACATTTCAAATTCAATGCGCGCCAAAGATTTGGATACTGAGATGGACAGATTACAGGTTGCAAAACTTTCCATTGAAAGATTACTGAATAATTTACACGGAGATAAAGTAGGTATTGTAATTTTTGCAGGTGATGCTTTTGTTCAAGTTCCGCTCACGAATGATTATCGCGCGGCTAAATTATTTTTATCATCTGTACGCCCTGAAATGATGACCAATCAAGGTACAGATATTGGCTTGGCTATTGATAAATGCATGAAAAGTTTTGACATGGAAAATGGTGTAAACAAAGCCATCATCGTTATTTCAGACGGAGAAGATCACGAAGGAAATCCGGTATCCGTTGCCAAAGGTGCATTTGAATATAATATTGTTGTAAGCACTGTTGGAATGGGTACAAACAAAGAAACGCCTATTCCAAATTATGTTGATGGCAAAATTGAAGGATACAAAAAAGATGATAACGGCAACACGGTTTTTACCGTTTTGAACGCAACGATGTTACAGGAAATAGCAGTGGCCGGCGGTGGCGCATACGTGCAAGCTGAAGGAACGTATGTCAATCTGGAAGGCTTATTAGAAACTGTCAGAGATATTGAAAAAACTGAAATGGAATCAGTATTATATACAGATTTTGAAGACCAGTACCAATGGTTTTTAGGAATTGGATTTTTCTTTTTATTCATCGAATTTTTTCTGTCAGAAAAACGATCAGGAATCATTCACAGATTACAAGAGTACAATGGATAA
- a CDS encoding protein BatD — MKTIFYIVFFLYTGVALSQNVPTLEVRIESNTVEEGEIFAYQLVANNDCPVTPPDFGEFTIEGGPETGYSSSSVSVNGKTTQKTEYTTTYYLRAPKKGTYSIGTASMKCKLKKVNSGQPTTVKVISKGQQNTTTNQSSNKGNYFFKLSADKSSVFVGEPFVLTFKYYSLKKPTQIESIELGNASGLWRTDLNPNRTNYTMTQENIKGQRFYVLELRKELCIPQRAGKITIDPYAGSLLIAIDFINNDREEGKSNSVSIDVKKLPGDIPPNANGLVGRFDLSADSDKDELVQGQSFTLSIKITGTGNLNAFDEPKLNLPEGFTTVDPVAEDETELTEQGLRGTVTYKYIITAEKPGDYELQPVTFSYFNLNEKKWTELSTNKISIHVEEGDENHGTIYKGQQPIDIENTDIQFIHQNKGITFSTGDFIFGTMPYFIMLLGPPFLVVLVALIRRRSKNISPETKSDLQKKSARKTALKNLSKSIQTLRNGQDKEAVKIVQNTLITYLMTKLNLSLSGLSLKSITLELEKLKIETDLLLELSHIWKKIEMAQYAPVSAENLEETVRATQKLIEQLDEKI; from the coding sequence GTGAAGACAATTTTTTACATAGTATTTTTCTTATACACCGGTGTGGCATTAAGTCAAAATGTGCCAACACTTGAAGTGCGCATAGAATCAAACACCGTTGAAGAAGGAGAAATTTTTGCCTATCAACTGGTTGCTAACAATGACTGCCCCGTAACACCGCCTGACTTTGGAGAATTTACGATTGAAGGCGGCCCTGAAACAGGTTATTCAAGCAGCAGTGTTTCTGTTAATGGAAAAACTACCCAGAAAACAGAATACACTACAACCTATTATTTGCGAGCCCCAAAAAAAGGCACCTATTCCATTGGAACAGCAAGCATGAAATGTAAATTGAAAAAGGTAAATTCCGGTCAGCCCACAACAGTTAAAGTAATTAGTAAAGGACAACAAAACACCACAACCAATCAAAGCAGCAACAAAGGCAATTATTTTTTCAAACTCAGTGCAGATAAATCATCCGTTTTTGTTGGAGAACCTTTTGTTCTCACGTTCAAATATTACAGCCTTAAAAAACCTACTCAAATAGAGAGTATTGAACTTGGAAATGCCAGCGGATTGTGGAGAACAGACCTCAACCCGAACCGCACAAATTATACCATGACTCAAGAGAACATTAAGGGTCAACGCTTCTACGTGCTTGAATTGAGAAAAGAATTGTGCATACCACAACGCGCAGGAAAAATTACTATTGATCCCTACGCCGGATCATTACTCATTGCAATTGATTTCATTAACAACGACAGGGAAGAAGGTAAATCAAACTCAGTTTCTATTGATGTCAAAAAATTACCCGGTGACATTCCGCCAAACGCCAATGGTTTGGTAGGACGATTTGATTTGTCTGCAGATTCAGACAAAGATGAACTGGTACAAGGACAGTCATTCACACTAAGCATTAAAATTACGGGTACAGGAAATCTCAATGCCTTTGATGAACCAAAACTAAATTTACCTGAAGGTTTCACTACCGTTGACCCGGTGGCTGAAGATGAAACAGAATTGACTGAACAAGGATTACGTGGTACAGTTACCTATAAATACATTATTACCGCAGAAAAACCCGGTGATTATGAACTTCAGCCGGTGACCTTTTCTTACTTCAATCTCAATGAAAAAAAATGGACTGAACTAAGCACCAATAAAATTTCAATTCATGTTGAAGAAGGTGATGAAAACCACGGCACTATTTACAAAGGACAGCAGCCGATTGACATTGAAAACACAGACATCCAATTCATTCATCAAAACAAAGGAATTACATTTAGCACCGGCGATTTTATTTTTGGAACCATGCCCTATTTTATCATGTTGCTTGGGCCTCCTTTCTTGGTTGTATTGGTAGCACTGATTCGCAGACGTAGTAAAAATATCTCCCCTGAAACAAAATCAGATCTTCAAAAAAAATCAGCAAGAAAAACTGCCTTGAAAAATCTTTCAAAATCTATTCAAACATTGAGAAACGGACAAGACAAAGAAGCAGTTAAAATAGTGCAAAACACCTTGATCACCTACCTGATGACCAAATTGAATCTATCGCTTTCAGGCTTGTCGTTAAAATCAATTACGCTGGAATTAGAAAAATTGAAAATTGAAACTGACTTATTACTTGAACTTTCACACATTTGGAAAAAAATTGAAATGGCGCAATACGCTCCGGTATCCGCTGAAAATTTAGAAGAAACTGTACGCGCCACGCAAAAACTGATTGAACAATTAGATGAAAAAATTTAA
- a CDS encoding MIP family channel protein, whose product MSSSFTKKYLAEFIGTFTMVFCGTGAIVIDQHTGGIIGNSGIAATFGLVVMAMIYSIGSVSGAHMNPAVTIAFYLAKKFSAKEIPAYIVAQISGAILASIVLHVLFPENKFLGSTMPSGDWSQSFILEFLLTFFLMFVIMSVAHGSKEEGLFAGVAIGSVVMLEAMFAGPVCGASMNPARSLAPALISGEFNHLWIYLTAPFLGAVCGMYVWRFIKN is encoded by the coding sequence ATGTCATCATCATTCACAAAAAAATATCTGGCAGAATTTATTGGTACATTCACCATGGTATTTTGCGGAACAGGAGCCATTGTAATTGATCAACACACCGGTGGAATTATTGGCAACTCAGGCATTGCCGCCACATTTGGTTTGGTAGTAATGGCTATGATTTATTCCATTGGTTCAGTCTCAGGTGCACACATGAATCCCGCAGTGACTATTGCATTTTATCTTGCTAAAAAATTTAGTGCAAAAGAAATTCCGGCTTATATTGTTGCACAAATTTCAGGTGCAATTTTAGCAAGTATTGTTTTGCATGTATTATTTCCTGAGAATAAATTTTTAGGTTCAACTATGCCATCAGGTGATTGGTCACAATCATTCATACTTGAATTTTTACTTACATTTTTTCTGATGTTCGTAATCATGAGCGTTGCCCATGGATCAAAAGAAGAGGGTTTATTTGCAGGAGTAGCCATTGGATCAGTAGTGATGTTAGAAGCCATGTTTGCCGGACCCGTTTGTGGTGCCAGCATGAATCCTGCCCGATCACTTGCACCGGCACTCATCTCAGGAGAGTTCAACCATTTGTGGATTTATTTAACCGCACCTTTTCTCGGGGCCGTTTGTGGAATGTATGTTTGGAGGTTTATAAAAAACTAA
- a CDS encoding tetratricopeptide repeat protein, translating to MDKIKWIIIMLISAQALGQTEEKKFLYYGNRAYENENYADAIDYYQQAVSIAPLSFKSNYNLGNAYFRNQEFEKASDVYGTILDMAPTAYDRSLVYHNLGNAYFMNQKLDDAIDAYKSCLKLNPKDEDARYNLAYALELKKQQQQQQNQNQNQNQDQNQDQNQNQNQNQNQNQNQDQNQNQNQNQDENQNNQNDQQNGNNNGNEQQDKNMQNGQPQRISKEQARRILDSALKKEKEVQKKLDEKKKVGEGSPRKKDW from the coding sequence ATGGATAAGATAAAATGGATAATCATCATGCTCATCAGTGCACAAGCATTGGGGCAGACAGAGGAAAAAAAATTCCTCTACTACGGAAATCGTGCTTATGAAAATGAGAACTATGCTGATGCTATTGATTACTATCAACAAGCGGTATCCATTGCGCCGTTGAGTTTTAAATCTAATTACAATTTAGGCAATGCATATTTCAGAAATCAAGAATTTGAAAAAGCAAGTGATGTTTACGGTACAATACTGGATATGGCTCCTACAGCGTATGATCGTTCATTAGTTTATCACAACTTGGGCAATGCCTATTTCATGAATCAAAAATTAGATGATGCCATTGATGCCTATAAATCATGTCTGAAACTAAATCCTAAAGACGAAGATGCACGCTATAATCTGGCTTATGCACTTGAATTGAAAAAACAACAACAGCAACAACAGAACCAAAATCAGAATCAAAATCAAGATCAGAATCAAGATCAAAACCAGAATCAAAATCAAAATCAGAATCAGAATCAGAATCAAGATCAGAATCAAAACCAAAATCAGAATCAAGACGAGAATCAAAACAATCAGAATGATCAGCAGAATGGGAATAATAATGGAAATGAGCAACAAGATAAAAACATGCAGAACGGACAACCACAGCGCATTTCTAAAGAACAAGCCAGACGAATTTTAGATTCAGCCTTGAAAAAAGAAAAAGAAGTTCAGAAAAAATTAGATGAAAAGAAAAAAGTTGGAGAAGGATCTCCACGAAAAAAAGATTGGTAA